One Serpentinicella alkaliphila DNA segment encodes these proteins:
- a CDS encoding HAD-IIIA family hydrolase: MKKYIIFDFDGTLADSENIVISVCNQMAAKHNFSKIKKEDIEYLRGLSLMDKCKFLNVPAYKLPFWAVDFYGLFRAALDSLRLFDGIKELLEELNNKGYNLAIISSNSEDIIREFLKKNEINYFNKIYCSSNLLGKDKVIRSFLKKYNIKNSDAIYVGDELRDIVASKKNDLKVIWVDWGFDKIDVVKYEKPDFIVSSPKDILDVIENID, encoded by the coding sequence ATGAAAAAATATATTATTTTTGATTTTGATGGTACCCTTGCAGATTCAGAAAACATTGTTATTAGTGTATGCAATCAAATGGCAGCAAAACATAATTTTAGTAAGATTAAGAAGGAAGATATTGAGTATCTAAGAGGACTATCTTTAATGGATAAATGCAAATTTCTTAATGTCCCGGCATATAAGCTTCCATTCTGGGCTGTAGATTTTTATGGTTTATTTAGAGCTGCACTTGATAGTTTAAGATTATTTGATGGCATCAAGGAATTATTAGAAGAACTAAATAATAAAGGTTATAATTTAGCAATAATATCCTCTAACTCTGAAGATATAATTAGAGAGTTTCTTAAAAAAAATGAAATTAATTATTTTAATAAAATATATTGCTCTAGTAACTTACTTGGAAAAGATAAGGTAATTAGAAGTTTTCTAAAAAAGTATAATATTAAAAATAGCGATGCGATTTATGTTGGAGATGAATTAAGAGATATTGTAGCATCTAAGAAAAATGATTTGAAAGTTATTTGGGTAGACTGGGGCTTTGATAAAATTGATGTTGTAAAATATGAGAAGCCTGACTTTATAGTCAGTTCACCAAAGGATATTTTAGATGTTATAGAAAATATAGACTAA
- a CDS encoding NUDIX hydrolase — protein sequence MNKMDLIKLINQYYPDSEDEIKDKNSIIEFLSNNDIFLGKGNTSGHITGSTWIVDKHKNKVLLTHHRKLGKWLQLGGHTEENENILDSALREAIEESGLTNLKVLSRDIFDVDVHLIPRRKNELEHYHYDIRFLIEADDTETIVISKESINLKWLPLSEIDLYSNEQSIKRMVKKTTGLIKE from the coding sequence ATGAATAAAATGGATCTAATCAAATTAATCAATCAGTATTATCCAGACAGTGAAGATGAAATAAAAGATAAAAACAGTATAATTGAATTTCTAAGTAATAACGATATTTTTCTTGGTAAGGGTAATACATCAGGACATATAACAGGTTCCACATGGATAGTTGATAAGCATAAGAACAAGGTTTTATTAACACATCATAGAAAACTTGGAAAGTGGCTACAATTAGGTGGACATACGGAAGAGAATGAAAATATATTAGATTCAGCCCTTAGAGAAGCAATAGAAGAATCAGGGCTAACAAATTTAAAAGTCTTGTCTAGGGATATATTTGATGTTGATGTGCATTTGATTCCTAGAAGGAAGAATGAACTTGAACACTATCATTATGATATAAGATTCCTTATTGAAGCAGATGATACTGAGACTATAGTAATATCTAAGGAATCCATAAATTTAAAATGGTTGCCATTAAGTGAAATAGATTTGTATAGTAATGAACAATCTATCAAGAGAATGGTGAAAAAGACCACAGGTTTGATTAAAGAATAA
- a CDS encoding DEAD/DEAH box helicase family protein — MIDYISRYGLDFNPFIKNTKDIVVETSEYNEIIYRLNYLLNNKGFGVITGGPGRGKTTAIRSQG, encoded by the coding sequence ATGATCGATTACATTAGCAGATATGGGCTTGACTTTAACCCATTCATAAAGAACACAAAAGATATCGTAGTGGAGACATCTGAATACAATGAAATAATCTACAGGCTTAATTATCTTTTAAACAATAAAGGTTTCGGAGTAATTACAGGTGGTCCAGGACGGGGTAAGACTACGGCAATTAGGAGTCAAGGTTAA
- a CDS encoding EAL domain-containing protein, which produces MTESNEYLEGSINILLISSAIDVRREISNILLKTYDNTLITNNIIDGLKILKEHINSLNIIVLNIPADEKEDYFNLITMIKDLRHDLEIYAIINEIDLSSIITLANSGISKLMTGRFNSIKFINDLKEISSRIARHQIFGKYINIYEDTTTKLPNKLKLSKDINLNEDYYLIIINVDGFRQINDCFGVEAGDFISLEVSKILSRYVINKFFRLYKIQIDEYALLITNKYNRIDYNKLVTRIVNDLTNNPFIYDNREIYYNVSAGIATSQYGNKDLIRNAGLALTVTKTNKSIYTMYDESIETHKNTESIFWLNELKKAITNDYVVLYFQPIVSNTSGKIEYLEALIRIKKEDGTLYFPNEFINISKQIRLYNQLTKIVLTKAINVAKTYNCNISINLSFEDIINEDTREFILNALTDENINKRIKFELTESESITNYELISSFINDINERGSMIAIDDFGSGYSNYYNILRLNINYLKLDGSLIRNILTDSYGQAIIKSVVELTKQLNIKTIAEYVYSEEVHQYVKELKIDYSQGYHISYPLTEDELINYLEKNKGLY; this is translated from the coding sequence ATGACGGAAAGTAATGAGTATCTAGAAGGTTCCATTAATATTCTTTTAATATCATCCGCTATTGATGTAAGACGTGAAATAAGTAATATACTATTAAAAACATATGATAATACATTAATTACTAATAATATTATTGATGGACTAAAAATTCTAAAGGAACATATAAATTCTTTAAACATAATCGTATTAAATATTCCTGCTGATGAAAAAGAAGACTATTTTAATTTAATTACTATGATAAAGGATTTAAGACATGACTTGGAAATATACGCAATTATTAATGAAATTGATTTATCATCAATCATTACATTAGCCAATAGTGGCATTTCAAAACTAATGACTGGACGCTTTAACTCTATTAAATTTATAAATGATCTGAAGGAGATTTCTTCTAGGATTGCTAGACACCAAATATTCGGTAAATACATAAATATCTATGAGGATACAACTACTAAACTACCAAACAAACTAAAACTATCTAAAGATATTAATTTAAACGAAGACTATTATTTAATAATTATTAACGTTGATGGTTTTAGACAGATCAATGATTGTTTTGGTGTTGAGGCTGGGGATTTTATTTCTTTAGAGGTTTCAAAAATTTTATCTCGATATGTAATTAACAAATTTTTTAGGCTATACAAGATACAGATAGACGAATATGCCCTTCTTATAACAAACAAATACAATAGAATTGATTATAATAAACTAGTAACTAGAATAGTAAATGATTTAACAAATAACCCATTTATCTATGATAACAGAGAGATCTACTATAACGTTTCTGCCGGTATAGCAACCTCACAATATGGGAATAAAGATTTAATAAGAAATGCAGGTTTAGCTTTAACTGTAACAAAAACTAATAAATCCATTTATACAATGTATGACGAATCAATAGAAACCCATAAGAATACTGAATCAATATTTTGGTTAAATGAATTAAAAAAAGCAATAACTAATGATTATGTAGTGCTATATTTCCAACCCATAGTATCTAATACTAGTGGGAAAATCGAATATTTAGAGGCTTTGATTAGAATTAAAAAAGAAGATGGCACATTATATTTTCCAAACGAGTTTATTAATATTTCTAAGCAGATTAGATTATATAATCAGCTTACAAAAATCGTATTAACAAAGGCTATTAATGTGGCAAAAACTTATAATTGTAATATCTCTATAAATTTATCCTTTGAAGATATTATTAACGAGGACACTCGGGAGTTTATATTAAATGCACTAACTGATGAAAATATAAATAAGAGAATCAAATTTGAGTTGACTGAATCTGAGAGTATAACTAATTACGAGCTAATTTCAAGTTTTATAAATGATATTAACGAAAGAGGAAGTATGATTGCCATTGATGATTTTGGGTCAGGTTACTCAAATTATTACAATATACTTAGATTAAATATTAACTACCTAAAACTTGATGGAAGTCTAATTAGAAATATACTAACTGATAGCTATGGACAGGCTATAATAAAATCAGTTGTTGAATTAACTAAACAATTAAATATTAAAACTATTGCTGAGTACGTTTATAGCGAAGAAGTTCATCAATATGTTAAGGAACTTAAAATTGATTACTCACAAGGTTATCATATTAGTTATCCTTTAACCGAAGATGAATTGATTAACTACCTTGAGAAAAATAAAGGTCTATATTAG
- a CDS encoding GNAT family N-acetyltransferase: MIKYTVDSDIELKILDNTHAIEIEALVNSDRSYLRKWLPWVDKTKSVKDIEAFIDSTKNQFASNNGFQTSIWYKGNLAGVIGFQRIDWVNRSTNIGYWIGKDYNGKGIMTKSVSVFVDYALIHLNLNRVEIRCAEQNYRSRAIPERLGFMKEGFVRNAEWLNDHYVSHIIYGMLATEWRNIRN, translated from the coding sequence ATGATAAAATACACTGTAGACAGTGATATTGAGTTAAAGATTCTAGATAACACTCATGCAATAGAAATAGAGGCATTGGTTAACTCAGATAGGTCATATTTAAGAAAATGGCTTCCGTGGGTTGACAAAACTAAATCGGTAAAAGATATTGAGGCATTTATAGACAGTACTAAAAATCAGTTTGCGTCTAATAATGGATTTCAGACTAGCATATGGTATAAAGGAAATTTAGCAGGTGTAATTGGATTTCAAAGGATAGATTGGGTTAATAGATCAACTAATATTGGCTATTGGATTGGTAAAGACTATAATGGTAAGGGTATAATGACTAAATCTGTAAGTGTTTTTGTAGATTATGCCTTAATACATTTAAATTTAAATAGGGTAGAGATTAGATGCGCCGAGCAAAACTACAGAAGCAGGGCAATTCCTGAACGACTTGGATTTATGAAGGAAGGCTTTGTAAGAAATGCTGAATGGCTTAATGATCATTACGTAAGTCATATAATATATGGTATGTTGGCAACTGAATGGAGAAACATTAGAAATTAA
- a CDS encoding GNAT family N-acetyltransferase, with protein sequence MKKINLDGLEVIIREAAKEDAKAVIDYIDKISYESDFLTFGPGEFTMTQEKEEAFIVESLNSKNKLFLIAEINNKIVGNLNFQGNEMVRCKHIGEFGVSVLKDYWGKGIGRELLLYLIDWAKKSSFTKIQLSVREDNLSAIMLYEKLGFKKEGSISRFFYHNKVYHSAIIMGIELNNDI encoded by the coding sequence ATGAAAAAAATTAATTTGGATGGCTTAGAAGTTATTATACGGGAAGCAGCAAAAGAAGATGCAAAAGCAGTTATTGATTATATAGATAAAATCTCTTATGAATCTGACTTTCTAACTTTTGGTCCTGGTGAATTCACTATGACACAAGAGAAGGAGGAGGCTTTTATTGTTGAATCCCTTAATTCGAAGAATAAGTTATTTCTAATTGCAGAAATAAATAATAAAATAGTAGGCAATTTAAATTTCCAAGGCAACGAAATGGTAAGATGTAAACACATAGGGGAGTTCGGAGTGAGTGTATTAAAAGACTATTGGGGTAAAGGGATTGGAAGGGAATTATTGCTTTATCTAATAGATTGGGCAAAGAAATCAAGCTTTACAAAAATTCAACTAAGTGTTAGGGAAGACAATTTGTCTGCTATAATGCTATATGAAAAACTTGGTTTCAAAAAAGAAGGTTCGATTTCTAGATTTTTTTATCATAATAAAGTTTATCATTCTGCTATAATTATGGGAATAGAGTTAAATAATGATATATAG
- a CDS encoding ExeA family protein: protein MVQDGVRLRQLGVKVNGLNNSLYKVIYTSLSTLTVSEFYKHLSSELGLEPMHKKTDNFKNIQAEINRYSIEKRITPVIIIDEANYINNAVLNDLKMLFNFDMDSKDRAVVILVGLPQLNNTLRLVANEPLRQRVTMNYNLDSLSREESLSYIKGKLSGAKSTLEIFNANALEAIINASNGIPRLINKICNSSLIIANSKNANIVDSDIVMLAVNEIELG from the coding sequence GTGGTCCAGGACGGGGTAAGACTACGGCAATTAGGAGTCAAGGTTAATGGGCTTAATAACTCTTTATACAAGGTTATATATACTTCACTGTCAACACTTACAGTGAGTGAGTTCTACAAACATCTGTCATCAGAACTAGGCCTTGAGCCAATGCATAAAAAAACAGACAACTTTAAAAATATACAAGCAGAAATAAACAGGTATTCCATTGAGAAACGTATAACCCCAGTAATAATAATAGATGAAGCTAACTACATCAACAATGCTGTACTTAATGACCTTAAAATGCTTTTTAATTTTGATATGGATTCAAAAGATAGAGCCGTAGTTATTCTTGTAGGCTTGCCTCAGCTTAATAATACTTTAAGATTAGTTGCTAATGAACCATTAAGACAAAGAGTTACTATGAACTATAATCTCGATAGTCTCAGCAGAGAAGAATCACTTTCTTATATAAAAGGAAAACTTTCGGGTGCAAAATCTACTTTGGAAATCTTTAACGCCAATGCACTAGAAGCTATAATAAATGCATCAAATGGTATACCAAGACTTATTAATAAGATATGCAATTCAAGTCTTATTATTGCTAATAGCAAAAATGCCAATATAGTAGATTCTGACATAGTAATGCTTGCAGTAAATGAAATTGAATTAGGATAA
- a CDS encoding DUF6431 domain-containing protein: MLLYLVWSFIKHGYYNRSIKTPEGFITLSILRMKCKRRGKTHAIFPKFIVPYSQILLNDHISIIRAYISNDSFESIMTTNEYIDESNIRYVISMYLRYWKEALLCFRIFYCR, from the coding sequence TTGCTCCTGTACCTTGTCTGGTCCTTTATTAAACATGGTTACTATAACCGTTCTATTAAGACACCCGAAGGTTTCATTACACTGTCCATTTTGCGCATGAAATGTAAACGCCGTGGCAAGACGCATGCCATATTCCCTAAGTTTATCGTTCCTTACTCCCAAATACTTCTTAATGACCATATATCAATTATAAGAGCATATATTTCCAATGATTCATTTGAATCCATTATGACTACCAATGAATATATAGATGAAAGTAACATCAGATATGTTATCAGTATGTATTTAAGGTACTGGAAGGAAGCTCTTCTTTGCTTTCGGATTTTCTATTGCCGATGA
- a CDS encoding helix-turn-helix domain-containing protein, which yields MNDEARRNIALFRYGIIAPIVSGTYDEDKSIKEFFSDTAKKTYTNPRGEDTKISASTLERWYYSYRQSGFDALIPQRRRDTGHPEKLTKI from the coding sequence ATGAATGATGAAGCAAGAAGAAATATTGCGCTTTTTAGATACGGGATCATCGCTCCAATAGTAAGTGGAACCTACGATGAAGATAAAAGTATAAAAGAGTTTTTTTCTGATACGGCTAAAAAAACCTATACCAATCCAAGAGGTGAAGATACAAAAATTTCTGCCTCAACTCTTGAACGGTGGTACTACAGTTATAGGCAAAGTGGCTTTGATGCCCTTATTCCACAACGAAGGCGTGACACCGGACACCCAGAAAAATTGACGAAGATATAA
- a CDS encoding FIST signal transduction protein: MYYKSMSDFKINEKDISANCKLLILIAENTQHTEIFNLFQYLDSLGIEYMGGIFPSVIYKDNYYNSGFIVKYFYNIEFAEILSMDSENVEIPVYNKKEISSLILVDGLSPNIKDFLNLLFTNYTDTIKYFGGGAGSLKPNNLPPIFHKGKFYENSALVILLETDVELFIDHGWDKMDGPFLVTSSQLNILKEINWQSALSFYEEIIFEKTGLKLNENNFFDVTKAFPLGIENEDENIIVRDPWKIVDDEDILCVSDIPNNSTIYILNGDAISLLKISKRVRIQNRKSNSLLFDCVSRALFLEKNFDIELLNISSQTKNDVIGVLSIGEISTTTKGKLAFLNKTLVYCEFD, encoded by the coding sequence ATGTATTATAAATCTATGTCCGATTTCAAAATTAATGAAAAAGATATATCAGCTAATTGTAAACTACTCATCTTAATAGCTGAAAATACACAACATACCGAAATATTTAATCTATTTCAATATTTAGATAGTCTAGGAATTGAATATATGGGTGGTATTTTCCCAAGCGTAATATATAAAGACAATTATTATAATAGCGGCTTCATCGTTAAATATTTTTATAACATTGAATTTGCTGAAATTCTATCAATGGATTCAGAAAATGTAGAGATTCCAGTTTACAATAAAAAAGAAATTAGCTCTTTAATACTTGTTGATGGTCTATCTCCAAATATAAAGGACTTCCTGAATCTACTGTTCACTAATTATACTGACACAATCAAATATTTTGGTGGTGGGGCTGGTTCACTAAAACCTAATAATCTACCACCAATATTTCATAAAGGCAAGTTCTATGAAAACTCTGCTCTTGTAATTCTACTGGAAACAGATGTGGAGTTATTTATAGATCATGGTTGGGATAAGATGGACGGGCCTTTCTTAGTAACATCCTCTCAGCTAAATATATTGAAAGAAATAAATTGGCAAAGTGCCCTTTCATTCTATGAGGAAATTATTTTTGAAAAGACAGGATTAAAATTAAACGAGAATAATTTTTTTGATGTTACAAAGGCCTTTCCATTGGGTATTGAAAATGAAGATGAAAATATAATTGTGAGAGACCCTTGGAAAATTGTTGATGACGAAGATATTCTTTGTGTTTCTGATATACCAAACAACTCTACTATTTATATTCTAAATGGTGATGCCATAAGTCTTCTAAAAATTTCAAAACGGGTTCGTATACAAAACCGAAAGAGTAATAGTTTGCTATTTGATTGTGTCTCCAGAGCATTGTTTTTAGAAAAAAACTTTGATATTGAATTGTTAAATATATCTAGTCAAACCAAAAATGACGTTATTGGAGTTTTATCTATAGGAGAAATTTCTACTACCACTAAAGGTAAATTAGCTTTTTTAAATAAAACACTAGTTTACTGTGAATTTGACTAA
- a CDS encoding tetratricopeptide repeat protein: protein MKLEQHIEKLKIKMENDREPFKYLKAAKRLMYKIKKKLKWNPMDLGLINLCGILAIETNNLDLAYKMFKQAVFLNPTVYSLNNLAYFYLYEYDDSQKSVELLERSINMEPTSELPYALLGQAYIDLNNFEKAEYYLKKAVQINPTHIILNNLGVAAYRLGKIEDSINWFKESLNLLQVTETLISYGFALARNGRRDDSEEVAEQLCIKFNEFLDSGKLYIFSEVMPVEIGEIFYENMNYVKANDCFERAMEYGAGDFISYYQYSLLQVSKIQRADDILKQYILEKEKDIEELREYDYYSERETNELISSYREEIDSISDIYEKIKIGYRPSIEFIPRILGGCYLFGCIRHRNKI from the coding sequence ATGAAACTAGAACAACATATAGAAAAGCTAAAAATAAAGATGGAAAATGATAGGGAGCCATTTAAATATTTAAAAGCAGCCAAAAGATTAATGTATAAAATTAAAAAAAAGCTTAAATGGAATCCAATGGATCTAGGTCTAATTAATTTATGTGGAATATTAGCTATTGAAACTAATAATTTGGATTTAGCATATAAAATGTTTAAACAAGCTGTTTTTTTAAATCCTACTGTATATTCTCTAAATAATTTAGCCTATTTTTATTTATATGAATATGATGATTCACAAAAATCAGTTGAGCTACTAGAAAGATCAATAAATATGGAACCAACATCGGAACTTCCATATGCTCTTTTAGGACAAGCATATATTGATTTAAATAATTTTGAGAAGGCAGAATATTATTTAAAAAAGGCCGTACAAATTAATCCGACTCATATAATTCTAAATAATTTAGGAGTAGCTGCGTATAGATTAGGTAAAATAGAAGACTCGATAAATTGGTTTAAGGAGTCATTGAATTTGTTACAAGTAACTGAAACCCTAATAAGCTATGGCTTTGCCTTAGCTAGAAATGGAAGAAGGGACGATTCAGAGGAAGTAGCAGAGCAATTGTGTATTAAATTTAATGAATTTTTAGATTCAGGAAAACTTTATATTTTCTCTGAAGTGATGCCTGTAGAAATCGGGGAAATTTTTTATGAAAATATGAATTATGTTAAAGCTAATGACTGCTTTGAACGGGCTATGGAATATGGGGCAGGAGACTTTATAAGCTATTATCAATATTCTTTATTACAGGTTTCAAAAATCCAAAGGGCCGATGACATACTTAAACAATATATATTAGAAAAAGAAAAGGATATTGAAGAACTTAGGGAGTACGATTATTATTCTGAAAGAGAAACTAATGAATTAATTAGTAGCTATAGGGAAGAAATTGATAGTATATCGGATATATATGAAAAAATAAAAATTGGGTATAGGCCCTCAATTGAATTCATACCTCGAATCTTAGGTGGATGTTATTTGTTTGGTTGTATTAGACACAGAAATAAAATATGA